The Candidatus Dadabacteria bacterium genome window below encodes:
- a CDS encoding TlpA disulfide reductase family protein, with translation MKISNAVPKILTVLIIALLAYTLWSGLSGKGGIETPSQLVGRPAPEFALKSFSGEKVRLSDFRGKTLLVNFWASWCHPCREEAPALERAYMSLSGNQVEFIGINVMDDRKSAEEYVKSFGGSFVNVYDPENRVHLDYGVGGVPETFFVSPEGIITGKHRGPLTEKMIMSYMENATIYNGQSRGSEKP, from the coding sequence ATGAAAATATCAAATGCGGTACCGAAGATTCTTACCGTCCTTATTATAGCCCTGCTTGCGTACACCCTTTGGAGCGGGCTTTCGGGGAAGGGAGGTATTGAAACGCCCTCACAGCTTGTGGGAAGACCCGCGCCCGAGTTCGCGCTGAAATCGTTTAGCGGCGAGAAGGTAAGACTCTCTGATTTCCGGGGAAAGACCCTGCTTGTTAATTTCTGGGCGTCCTGGTGTCATCCATGCAGAGAGGAGGCTCCCGCACTTGAGAGGGCTTACATGTCTCTCTCGGGCAATCAGGTTGAGTTCATAGGAATAAACGTAATGGACGACAGGAAAAGCGCCGAGGAATACGTAAAATCGTTCGGGGGAAGCTTCGTCAACGTTTATGACCCGGAAAACAGGGTACACCTGGATTACGGAGTGGGAGGGGTCCCGGAGACTTTCTTCGTAAGCCCCGAGGGAATCATAACCGGCAAGCACAGAGGACCGCTTACTGAAAAGATGATCATGAGCTATATGGAGAACGCGACTATTTACAACGGGCAGAGCCGGGGGAGTGAAAAACCGTGA
- the truB gene encoding tRNA pseudouridine(55) synthase TruB, translating into MNGVMILDKPKGYTSAQVLNRVKKVLGAKKAGHTGTLDPFATGVLPVCFNQATKAIPYLGDDIKEYEAEMILGVSTDTMDETGAVTGRADAEHLDRDDIEEVIEGFAGEIMQVPPMYSAAKVSGTKLYALARAGKEVERKPKRVTIEEIRLLNFSYPKATFYVKCSRGTYVRVIASDAGRKLGCGAHLSELRRLRSGPFTLGEASSIEDVESGNYSILPLEDVLGGYPRVHLEEDLCESVRNGIPLCRGVLSGVELPEFKNGDIITVFCRRKILSICEARTDSDEFEYMGDKDIVFRHLRVFN; encoded by the coding sequence ATGAATGGAGTTATGATTCTCGATAAGCCCAAGGGTTATACCTCCGCTCAGGTTCTTAACAGGGTGAAAAAAGTTCTGGGGGCAAAAAAGGCGGGTCATACGGGTACCCTGGATCCGTTCGCGACGGGGGTATTGCCCGTGTGTTTTAATCAGGCGACAAAAGCCATTCCTTACCTCGGAGATGATATAAAGGAATACGAGGCCGAGATGATCCTGGGCGTGTCAACCGATACCATGGACGAGACCGGTGCTGTTACCGGCCGGGCGGATGCGGAACATCTGGACAGGGATGATATTGAAGAGGTCATTGAAGGATTTGCGGGGGAGATAATGCAGGTCCCCCCAATGTATTCCGCCGCCAAGGTCTCAGGTACGAAGCTCTACGCCCTTGCAAGAGCCGGGAAGGAAGTTGAAAGGAAACCGAAAAGAGTCACCATAGAGGAAATAAGGCTTCTTAATTTTTCTTACCCTAAAGCGACTTTTTACGTGAAGTGTTCTCGAGGAACCTACGTAAGGGTGATTGCTTCCGATGCCGGGAGGAAACTGGGCTGCGGAGCTCATCTTTCCGAACTGAGAAGACTCAGAAGCGGTCCATTCACGCTCGGCGAGGCCAGCAGTATTGAAGATGTGGAATCCGGAAATTACAGCATTCTTCCCTTGGAGGATGTTCTCGGTGGCTATCCGAGAGTTCATTTGGAAGAGGATCTGTGCGAGAGCGTGCGCAACGGAATTCCTCTTTGCCGGGGAGTTCTTTCGGGCGTGGAATTGCCCGAATTCAAAAATGGGGATATAATCACCGTATTTTGCCGGAGAAAGATTCTTTCCATCTGCGAGGCGAGAACTGACTCGGATGAATTTGAGTATATGGGAGATAAGGATATAGTGTTCCGGCATTTAAGAGTGTTTAACTGA
- the pnp gene encoding polyribonucleotide nucleotidyltransferase, with protein sequence MEAELFGAKLRLETGRLAKQASGAVLASCGGTTVLATVVASEEKIEDDFLPLTVNYQEKSFAAGKIPGGYFKREGRPSEKEILTSRLIDRPVRPLIPKGFSYSTQVIVTVISADGKNATDVLSVIASSAALMVSDIPFAGPIAALTVGKVDGELVINPSPEQLETSTMEITVAGTEDAIVMVEGGAKEVSEAEVVEALMVAHDGIKEIASFQNRFVEGIGKEKREVPAVETDNALESEVRSSALPSIEQGIVADSKDGRKKLINQSYEETVKKLIEERPEDKSKIDKAFDELIKDSVRSKIVDGTRPDGRDYTTVRPIWGEVGLLERTHGSALFTRGETQAIVVTTLGSSYDEQRIDALEGDQTRSFMLHYNFPPYSVGETSFRLGPGRREIGHGALAARAIKPVLPDKEDFPYTIRIVSEILESNGSSSMATVCGSSMSLMDAGVPISAPVAGIAMGLIKEGDNFVVLSDILGDEDHLGDMDFKVAGTQGGITALQMDIKITGINEDVLTTALAQAKDGRMHILGKMEEVISGPKEELSEYAPRILTIQVKPDKVKVVIGSGGKTIKQIVEDTGAQIDIQDDGLVKIFSPDYEACKKAEGIIKRIVEDIVAGKLYVGVVKRILDFGAIVELGPGKDGLLHISELENRRVEKVTDILNEKDEVLVKCLAVERDGRVRLSRKAVLDQNIEDYRVSD encoded by the coding sequence ATGGAAGCGGAGCTGTTCGGAGCTAAGCTGCGCCTTGAAACAGGAAGGCTTGCCAAGCAGGCAAGCGGGGCGGTGCTCGCTTCCTGCGGAGGAACTACGGTGCTTGCCACGGTTGTTGCTTCGGAAGAAAAAATAGAAGATGATTTTTTGCCGCTTACGGTTAACTATCAGGAAAAATCATTCGCAGCCGGGAAAATTCCCGGAGGTTATTTTAAGAGGGAAGGGCGTCCCAGTGAAAAGGAAATCCTTACGTCAAGGCTTATTGACAGGCCTGTAAGGCCGCTTATACCCAAGGGCTTTTCTTATTCCACCCAAGTTATAGTTACGGTTATTTCCGCTGACGGTAAAAACGCTACGGACGTTCTGTCGGTAATAGCGTCTTCAGCGGCGCTCATGGTCTCAGATATTCCGTTTGCGGGGCCCATAGCGGCTCTCACAGTCGGGAAAGTAGACGGCGAGCTTGTTATAAACCCCTCTCCCGAGCAGCTTGAGACCAGCACTATGGAGATAACTGTCGCGGGCACAGAAGATGCTATTGTGATGGTAGAGGGTGGCGCGAAGGAAGTAAGCGAGGCCGAGGTGGTCGAAGCTCTTATGGTTGCCCATGACGGGATTAAGGAAATCGCTTCTTTCCAGAACCGTTTCGTTGAAGGAATCGGGAAGGAAAAAAGAGAGGTTCCCGCTGTCGAAACGGATAATGCGCTTGAAAGCGAGGTTCGTTCATCTGCGCTCCCTTCTATTGAGCAGGGGATAGTGGCTGATTCAAAGGACGGTAGAAAGAAACTTATAAACCAATCTTATGAAGAAACGGTAAAAAAACTGATTGAGGAACGCCCGGAAGACAAATCCAAGATTGACAAGGCGTTTGATGAGTTGATCAAAGACTCAGTGAGAAGCAAGATAGTAGATGGCACGAGACCTGACGGAAGGGACTACACGACGGTAAGGCCCATATGGGGTGAAGTGGGTCTTCTTGAAAGAACCCATGGTTCGGCGCTCTTTACCCGCGGGGAAACCCAGGCCATAGTCGTCACGACCTTGGGAAGTTCATACGACGAGCAGAGAATAGACGCGCTTGAAGGCGACCAGACAAGAAGTTTCATGCTGCATTACAACTTTCCTCCCTACTCCGTCGGAGAGACGAGCTTCCGGCTGGGTCCCGGCAGAAGAGAAATAGGGCACGGTGCACTTGCCGCAAGGGCGATAAAACCCGTTTTGCCGGATAAAGAGGATTTTCCCTACACTATCAGGATCGTCTCCGAAATACTTGAATCAAACGGTTCTTCGTCGATGGCGACCGTGTGCGGTTCCTCGATGTCTCTTATGGACGCGGGCGTGCCTATAAGTGCCCCCGTGGCCGGCATAGCCATGGGACTTATAAAGGAAGGGGACAATTTCGTCGTTCTCTCTGATATTCTTGGTGATGAGGACCACCTTGGGGACATGGATTTTAAGGTGGCTGGCACCCAAGGCGGTATTACCGCCTTGCAGATGGATATTAAGATAACTGGCATAAACGAAGATGTTCTCACAACTGCACTTGCTCAGGCAAAAGATGGCAGAATGCATATTCTCGGGAAGATGGAAGAGGTAATTAGCGGACCCAAAGAAGAGCTTTCCGAATACGCTCCGAGAATCCTTACGATCCAGGTAAAGCCGGATAAGGTCAAGGTTGTTATAGGCTCTGGAGGCAAGACTATAAAGCAGATAGTTGAGGACACGGGAGCGCAGATAGATATACAGGATGATGGTCTGGTCAAGATTTTCTCCCCGGACTACGAAGCCTGCAAGAAGGCCGAGGGCATCATAAAAAGAATCGTTGAGGATATAGTCGCCGGCAAGTTATACGTCGGAGTGGTTAAGCGCATTCTGGATTTCGGAGCGATAGTCGAGCTTGGTCCGGGAAAAGACGGGCTTTTGCATATCTCCGAACTTGAAAACCGCAGGGTCGAAAAAGTAACCGATATCCTGAACGAAAAGGACGAGGTTCTTGTAAAATGCCTCGCGGTTGAGCGTGACGGCAGGGTGAGGCTCAGCAGAAAGGCCGTGCTTGACCAGAACATAGAAGACTACAGAGTTTCCGACTAA
- a CDS encoding XRE family transcriptional regulator: protein MSKKNFYAMTDSAIAEELGRRLEQIRLEANRPQKEIAYELGISEGTYRKAVTGKARFEVIIGIMRILEQLENLENLLPDRPFSPIEMLKLQGKKRQRAASKRSGNTRTFKGDRNW from the coding sequence ATGAGCAAAAAGAATTTCTACGCCATGACCGACTCCGCCATAGCCGAAGAACTCGGACGCAGGCTGGAGCAGATTCGTCTTGAGGCTAACAGGCCGCAAAAAGAAATCGCCTATGAACTTGGTATCTCCGAAGGAACTTATCGCAAGGCGGTTACGGGCAAGGCCAGATTCGAGGTTATTATAGGCATCATGAGGATACTGGAACAGCTTGAGAACCTGGAGAACTTGCTGCCCGACAGGCCTTTCAGTCCAATTGAGATGCTAAAACTTCAAGGAAAAAAAAGGCAGAGAGCGGCATCGAAAAGATCTGGCAATACCCGGACTTTCAAAGGGGATAGGAATTGGTGA
- the rbfA gene encoding 30S ribosome-binding factor RbfA codes for MSHSYKRSARISDLLIKEISEMLVRGKIKDPRVSSASITAVRVTDDMGYAKVFFTSFDERSDTQEMLEGLRNATGYIRSTLSRRLRIKKIPNIEFEYDTLVEKRARIDELIKDLSDG; via the coding sequence ATGTCTCACAGCTACAAAAGATCCGCGAGGATATCCGATCTTCTCATAAAGGAAATATCTGAGATGCTGGTACGCGGCAAGATCAAGGACCCCAGGGTATCGTCGGCAAGCATAACTGCCGTGAGAGTCACAGACGACATGGGCTACGCGAAGGTCTTTTTTACCTCTTTTGATGAACGCTCCGACACCCAGGAGATGCTTGAGGGATTAAGGAACGCTACAGGCTACATAAGAAGCACCCTTTCCAGGAGATTGAGAATAAAGAAGATTCCCAACATAGAATTCGAGTACGACACTTTGGTGGAAAAGCGGGCGAGAATTGACGAACTCATAAAGGACCTCTCGGATGGATGA
- a CDS encoding bifunctional oligoribonuclease/PAP phosphatase NrnA, with amino-acid sequence MDELDNILNLIRENQSFLVVSHENPDCDALGSTIAMALVLHELEKDVIMYNADGVPEYLRFLPECSGIIDSLEGVTSPVDVVMLLDCADVSRPGKEFENFILENGFTFAFVDHHATNSTGSEYCFVDETASSTGVILYRMIKRLGIPISPNVAECLFSTIVGDTGSFRYSNTCSETFTIAADLVNCGADPEKISRFIYDNEPLRKVMLRTLAMNTLEVTGKIAFLHVSSEMFQQTGTEKEHTEGLVSMARAIEGIEVAVFLRQESAIGWKVSLRSKEYVDVAQIARRYGGGGHRKAAGCVVSAPLATVKRRLRSSIQEAM; translated from the coding sequence ATGGATGAGCTCGATAACATCCTTAACCTAATAAGGGAAAACCAAAGCTTTCTTGTCGTTTCCCACGAGAATCCGGATTGCGACGCTCTGGGTTCAACCATAGCCATGGCGCTGGTTCTTCACGAGCTTGAAAAGGATGTGATCATGTACAACGCAGACGGGGTTCCTGAATACCTGCGATTTCTTCCCGAATGCTCCGGCATTATCGATTCTCTTGAAGGCGTCACCAGCCCAGTGGATGTAGTTATGCTCCTTGACTGTGCTGATGTTTCGCGCCCCGGAAAAGAATTTGAAAATTTTATCCTGGAAAACGGTTTCACGTTTGCGTTTGTGGACCACCACGCAACCAACAGCACGGGTTCCGAGTACTGCTTTGTGGATGAAACCGCATCTTCTACTGGGGTTATTCTCTACAGGATGATAAAGCGGCTCGGGATTCCCATCAGCCCGAACGTTGCGGAATGCCTTTTTTCCACCATAGTCGGGGACACCGGTTCGTTCCGGTATTCAAACACCTGTTCTGAGACGTTCACGATCGCCGCTGATCTGGTCAACTGCGGAGCCGATCCCGAAAAGATCTCAAGATTCATTTATGATAACGAACCTCTTAGAAAGGTCATGCTTAGAACCTTGGCAATGAACACCCTTGAGGTAACCGGGAAAATCGCTTTTCTTCACGTATCGAGCGAGATGTTCCAGCAGACCGGCACCGAAAAGGAGCATACAGAGGGCCTTGTAAGCATGGCGAGGGCAATTGAAGGGATTGAGGTCGCGGTTTTTCTGAGGCAGGAATCCGCCATCGGCTGGAAAGTGAGCCTCAGGTCCAAGGAGTATGTGGACGTGGCGCAGATCGCCAGACGTTACGGCGGGGGAGGGCACCGCAAGGCGGCCGGATGCGTGGTTTCCGCGCCCCTCGCTACCGTTAAACGCAGACTTCGAAGTTCAATCCAGGAAGCGATGTGA
- a CDS encoding type II toxin-antitoxin system HipA family toxin, with protein sequence MTHNVARVEIWGQAVGALSYDKDTGLCAFQYDPSWIRTAIELSPVKLPLSDRIYQFPTLSGETYRGLPGAFADSLPDDFGNALVDAWLARAGRDKDSFSGLERLLYTGRRGMGAFEYFPSIDTGLESPEVIELDSLFDTAQYLLDRRAGLSGKLNDDAADKALYTLFRICTSAGGAKPKAIIGINKARTEIRSGQVDLPEGFEHYILKFDGVPEHSEKRETFGDPQGFGRMEYAYYLMAKDAGIRISHCELLMDGPRAHFITKRFDRVGNRKVHYQSLCAMDHADYNLPGHYSYEELFSLMRSLRLNRTQALEMYRRMVFNIVARNHDDHTKNFGFILNEKYRWEISPAFDIAYSYKPGSKWLNSHQMSLNGKRDDFTREDLLAPAEKFRKKAEEIIDEVREIVSQWPKYAKEAGVFPDFAKQIEKTHRLSF encoded by the coding sequence GTGACTCACAACGTAGCACGAGTGGAAATATGGGGACAAGCTGTAGGGGCTCTTTCATACGATAAAGATACGGGTCTGTGCGCTTTTCAATATGATCCGTCATGGATCAGAACCGCAATAGAGTTAAGTCCCGTAAAGCTGCCGTTATCCGATCGAATCTATCAATTCCCCACCTTGTCCGGAGAGACATACAGGGGACTGCCGGGCGCATTTGCCGATTCACTCCCGGATGATTTCGGTAATGCGTTGGTGGATGCGTGGCTCGCCCGAGCGGGTCGTGACAAAGATTCTTTCTCCGGATTGGAGCGTCTGCTCTATACGGGCAGAAGAGGCATGGGAGCGTTTGAGTATTTCCCGTCCATAGACACGGGGCTGGAGTCACCTGAAGTTATCGAACTCGACAGCCTGTTTGATACAGCCCAGTACTTACTTGACCGCAGAGCGGGATTATCAGGGAAGCTGAACGACGATGCAGCAGACAAAGCGCTTTACACGCTTTTTCGAATATGCACGTCCGCTGGAGGAGCAAAGCCCAAGGCCATCATAGGAATCAATAAGGCGCGCACGGAGATCCGGAGCGGGCAGGTAGACCTTCCTGAGGGATTTGAACATTACATCCTGAAATTTGACGGTGTGCCCGAACATTCAGAGAAGAGGGAAACATTCGGCGACCCCCAGGGGTTCGGCCGCATGGAGTACGCTTACTACCTGATGGCAAAAGATGCCGGAATCAGAATCTCTCACTGCGAGTTGCTTATGGACGGCCCCAGAGCTCATTTTATTACCAAACGGTTTGACAGGGTCGGAAACAGAAAAGTTCATTATCAGTCACTGTGCGCCATGGACCACGCTGACTACAACTTGCCGGGGCATTACAGTTACGAAGAGCTGTTCTCGCTGATGCGCTCGCTGAGACTGAACAGGACACAGGCGCTGGAAATGTACAGAAGAATGGTGTTTAACATCGTCGCCCGGAATCACGATGACCATACAAAAAATTTCGGTTTTATCCTGAACGAAAAGTACAGATGGGAGATATCCCCGGCATTTGATATTGCCTACAGCTATAAACCGGGCTCAAAATGGCTTAACTCGCACCAGATGTCGCTAAACGGAAAGCGAGACGATTTTACGCGCGAGGATCTGCTCGCCCCCGCCGAAAAATTCAGAAAAAAAGCGGAGGAGATTATTGATGAAGTCAGAGAGATCGTATCGCAATGGCCAAAGTACGCGAAAGAGGCGGGAGTTTTTCCGGATTTCGCCAAGCAGATTGAGAAAACGCACCGGCTGAGTTTCTGA
- the rpsO gene encoding 30S ribosomal protein S15, with translation MSLQKEEKARIIKEFQTHENDVGSAEVQIGILNGKIQELSEHVKRAPKDNHSRKGLVSMVAKRRKLLNYVKRVRPEEYGKLIETLGLRR, from the coding sequence ATGTCTTTGCAGAAAGAAGAAAAGGCGCGGATCATAAAGGAGTTTCAAACGCATGAGAACGACGTTGGTTCGGCCGAGGTTCAGATAGGGATTCTGAACGGAAAGATACAGGAACTGTCCGAACACGTGAAAAGGGCGCCCAAGGATAACCATTCAAGAAAAGGACTGGTTTCAATGGTTGCCAAGAGAAGGAAGCTGCTCAACTACGTAAAGAGGGTGAGACCGGAGGAGTACGGTAAGCTGATTGAGACCCTTGGACTAAGAAGATAA
- a CDS encoding cytochrome c-type biogenesis protein CcmH: MNSFFRKILSAGLFLFLALLIAFQADADTLEDQIAEISGELMCPVCEGQSVAESNAQLARDMRAVIKTKLLEGHSKEEIIDYFVSSYGETILASPPPRGFSVILWLLPVLSVLIGAAIILRTIRAYRVEEKK; this comes from the coding sequence GTGAACAGTTTTTTTCGCAAGATCCTGAGCGCGGGGCTTTTTTTGTTCCTGGCCCTTCTTATCGCCTTCCAGGCGGATGCGGACACGCTTGAAGACCAAATAGCGGAAATATCGGGAGAACTCATGTGCCCAGTATGCGAGGGACAGAGCGTTGCGGAATCAAACGCACAGCTTGCCAGAGACATGAGGGCCGTCATAAAAACAAAGCTGCTTGAAGGCCACTCAAAGGAAGAGATAATAGACTACTTCGTCTCAAGCTACGGAGAAACCATCCTCGCGTCCCCCCCGCCCAGAGGATTCAGCGTCATATTATGGCTCCTGCCCGTACTTTCCGTACTTATCGGCGCGGCAATAATCCTGAGAACCATTCGCGCATACAGGGTTGAGGAGAAGAAATAG
- the miaA gene encoding tRNA (adenosine(37)-N6)-dimethylallyltransferase MiaA: MSLSREKPKLVVVLGPTASGKTEMALEIAARTGACILSADSVQVYRHFDIGSAKPTEEQRRGIPHFLIDVAEPDEDFNAGTYMRLALDQIRRLVGDGRKIVVVGGTFLYVKALLYGLLEGVKVDREFREHLARERDAKGVASLHKKLEAVDPVSAGRINPNDYVRIERALEVYHTTGECMSDHHRRHGFSEQRFNALKIGLLGDRERLRSAIDERVDAMIDRGWVEEVKAIRAMGYGSHLKPMKSIGYKRINEFLDGRLDLKTAVEKIKTDTKRFSKRQSTWLRTDEDIKWLDSERGNGPILEACRGFFD, from the coding sequence TTGAGTCTTTCCCGGGAAAAACCGAAGCTGGTCGTTGTTTTGGGGCCGACTGCTTCGGGCAAGACTGAAATGGCGCTTGAAATAGCCGCCAGAACAGGCGCTTGCATACTAAGCGCCGATTCCGTTCAGGTCTACAGGCATTTCGATATAGGAAGCGCCAAACCCACCGAGGAGCAAAGGCGGGGGATTCCCCATTTCTTAATAGATGTCGCAGAGCCCGATGAGGATTTTAACGCCGGCACGTACATGAGACTTGCTCTTGACCAGATCAGGAGGCTTGTCGGGGACGGCAGGAAAATAGTTGTCGTCGGAGGAACTTTTCTTTACGTAAAGGCTCTTCTTTACGGGCTTCTCGAAGGTGTTAAGGTTGACCGGGAGTTCAGAGAGCACCTCGCGCGCGAGAGGGACGCGAAGGGAGTAGCGTCGCTTCACAAAAAACTTGAGGCGGTAGACCCGGTATCCGCCGGACGGATAAATCCGAACGATTACGTGAGAATTGAGCGGGCGCTTGAGGTTTACCACACAACAGGAGAGTGCATGTCGGATCATCACCGTCGGCACGGCTTTTCAGAACAAAGGTTCAACGCCCTTAAAATAGGCCTCCTTGGAGATCGCGAGCGACTGCGCAGCGCCATAGACGAAAGGGTTGACGCAATGATTGACCGCGGCTGGGTCGAAGAAGTAAAAGCTATAAGGGCCATGGGATACGGATCGCACTTAAAGCCTATGAAGTCCATAGGTTACAAGCGGATAAACGAATTCCTGGACGGTCGGCTTGATTTAAAGACGGCGGTTGAAAAAATAAAGACGGATACGAAAAGGTTTTCCAAAAGGCAGTCCACTTGGCTTCGCACGGATGAAGACATAAAGTGGCTTGACTCCGAAAGAGGAAATGGACCGATACTTGAGGCATGTAGAGGGTTTTTCGACTGA